The sequence CGCGCGGCAGCTGCCCGCGCACCTCGAGCCGCGCCGGCGCGAGGGCATACCGGTCGTCCTTCTCCCCTTCCCGCGCGACGCGGGCGCGCCGTGGGGAGGCTTGAAGCTGGTCGGCCACCCGAGCGCCGTCGTCGGTCGCGTCACCGCCTCGCGGCGCGGCGCGGCCGAGGGCCTCTACGTGACCGCCGCCGGCGAGGTGACCGAGGCGACCAGCGCGAACGTCTTCCTGGTCGAGCGCGGCGCCCTCGTCACGCCGCCGCGCGCATCCGGCATCCTGCCCGGCGTGACGCGCGCGCTCGTGATCGCGCTCGCGCGCCGGGCCGGGCTCCGCGTGCGCGAGGAACGGATCGCGGCCCCGCGCCTTCGCCGCGCGCGGGAGATCTTCCTCACCGCCTCCACGATCGAGATCCTTCCGGTCGTCCGGATCGACGGCCGCGCCGTCGGCCCCGGGCGCCCGGGGCCGGTGACGCGGCGGCTCCAGTCGGCCTATGCCGCACACGTCGCCGCCGTGCTCCGGCGCACGCGTTGACTCGACTCGCCCCGGGCGGACCTGTAATACGGGGACGAGATGGGGGTGGCGGTCCGGGAGCGCCCGCGCGGGGGTGGGGCCATGAGGCAGGGGAGCCAGCTCTTCGCCGTCAAGCCGGTGGAGGTGCTGCTCGCCGAGATGGAGGGCGAGCACCGGCTCCGCCGCGTACTCGGGCCCGTGAGCCTGACGGCCCTCGGCGTGGGTGCCATCATCGGCGCGGGCATCTTCGTGCTGACCGGACTCGCCGCCCACGACAAGGCGGGGCCTGGACTCATCCTCTCATTCGTCGTCGCCGGCATTGGCTGTGCCCTCGCCGCGCTCTGCTACGCGGAGTTCGCCTCCATGGTGCCGGTCGCCGGCAGCGCCTACACCTACGCTTACGCGACCCTCGGCGAGCTGTTCGCGTGGATCATCGGCTGGGACCTCGTGCTCGAGTACGCCGTCGCGTCGAGCACCGTGGCGCACGGCTGGTCGCACTACTTCCTCTCCTTCCTGAACATCTTCGGGGTAACCATCCCCGAACGCTGGACGAAGACGCCCATCGACATCGACCAGATGACGCACCTGTGGACGGCGACCGGGGCGTACTGCAACCTCCCCGCGGCGCTGGTAGTGCTCTTCATCACCGTCGTCCTCGTCATCGGCATACGCGAGAGCGCCGGCTTCAACGCGGCGATGGTGGTTCTCAAGGTCATCGTGGTGCTGCTCGTGATCGGGCTCGGCGCGGGCTACGTGCGGCCGCAGAACTGGCGCCCCTTCCTCCCCTTCGGGTGGCAGGGGGTGATGCAGGGAGCCTCCTACGTGTTCTTCGCCTACATCGGCTTCGACTCGGTGTCGACGCACGCGGAGGAGGCCCGCAACCCGAAGCGCGACGTGCCGATCGGGATCATCACCTCCCTCGCGCTGTGCACGGTGCTCTATATATTGGTGGCCGCCGTACTGACGGGCATGGTCCCGTACACGCAGATCGACATCGAGGCGCCCGTTGCGAGCGCCTTCGCGGCGCGCGGCCTCCCGGTGGCGGTGTTCATCATCTCGCTCGGCGCCGTCGTCGGCATCACGAGCGTGCTGCTCGTGCTGCTGCTGAGCCAGGCACGCGTGCTCCTCGCCATGGCGCGCGACGGGCTCATCCCGCGCGGGTTCTTCGCCGCGGTGCACCCGCGCTTCCGCACGCCGCACAAGGCGACCATCCTGACCGG is a genomic window of Deltaproteobacteria bacterium containing:
- a CDS encoding amino acid permease, whose translation is MRQGSQLFAVKPVEVLLAEMEGEHRLRRVLGPVSLTALGVGAIIGAGIFVLTGLAAHDKAGPGLILSFVVAGIGCALAALCYAEFASMVPVAGSAYTYAYATLGELFAWIIGWDLVLEYAVASSTVAHGWSHYFLSFLNIFGVTIPERWTKTPIDIDQMTHLWTATGAYCNLPAALVVLFITVVLVIGIRESAGFNAAMVVLKVIVVLLVIGLGAGYVRPQNWRPFLPFGWQGVMQGASYVFFAYIGFDSVSTHAEEARNPKRDVPIGIITSLALCTVLYILVAAVLTGMVPYTQIDIEAPVASAFAARGLPVAVFIISLGAVVGITSVLLVLLLSQARVLLAMARDGLIPRGFFAAVHPRFRTPHKATILTGVLVAIVAALFPLRILAELVNIGTLMAFVIVCAAVWIMRRTNPQLERPFRTPLMPLVPLAGMGMNFWLMCSLGWENWMRLVVWLVIGLGIYFFYGRKRSTMALQRAAASTG
- a CDS encoding D-amino acid aminotransferase; this translates as MAQDGRAAPRPRRGRAPRAGAVLVWLNGRFLPARDARVSALDRGLLHGDGVYDTWRTYGGLPFATAAHLRRLAGAARALGLPAPGPARGWERRARLLVARAGLADAAVRLTVTRGVAGEGLAPERRARPTLLLSARQLPAHLEPRRREGIPVVLLPFPRDAGAPWGGLKLVGHPSAVVGRVTASRRGAAEGLYVTAAGEVTEATSANVFLVERGALVTPPRASGILPGVTRALVIALARRAGLRVREERIAAPRLRRAREIFLTASTIEILPVVRIDGRAVGPGRPGPVTRRLQSAYAAHVAAVLRRTR